One stretch of Cheilinus undulatus linkage group 5, ASM1832078v1, whole genome shotgun sequence DNA includes these proteins:
- the LOC121509387 gene encoding GRAM domain-containing protein 2B-like, producing the protein MENYGPDDLFRLKRKSTMSKPLYYTSTHHRSDVENMEERHRYERMASEPLQTVVLEQQELTGRRKPALVRSKTFDHSLLTQVQTDTDSKIERKKSQYSQLSKSNGQYHKIFKEISKEEQLRQSYTCALQKDILYQGRMFVSDHWICFHSKVFGKDTKIAIPVMSITHIKKTKTAILVPNALVIATANDRYMFVSFLSRDNTYKFLMSVCLHLEEKSPCSSPIPSSAESSFRGQRSPLSPRFPMNFTGDFSDLDGAVRQRRQEIEESSSSDSQTPDYDKIAEFPVPQFLDVLKHTEGSAPPERTEKCKVKNQHQNQSQNQQSPDSKQQETHHPGSDLQIDTRTLKPVSLNTVLFVYLFLVCVLVLSSCYLAFKVISLEHRLSEIGFTSEIPHQENDFLQGSDVNTELFSELLTINLLKLEKVQKNLQRLLDEAT; encoded by the exons TTCAGATGTAGAAAACATGGAGGAGCGCCACAGGTACGAGAGGATGGCCAGCGAGCCTCTGCAGACCGTGGTTCTGGAGCAGCAGGAGCTCACAGGCCGGAGGAAACCAGCTCTAGTCAG GTCAAAGACCTTCGATCACTCCCTGCTCACTCAGGTCCAAACGGACACAGACTCAAAGATCGAGAGAAAGAAGTCTCAGTATAGTCAG CTTTCTAAGAGCAACGGTCAGTACCATAAAATATTCAAGGAGATCAGCAAAGAGGAGCAGCTGAGGCAGA GTTACACGTGTGCTCTACAGAAAGACATCCTCTATCAGGGACGCATGTTCGTCTCTGACCACTGGATCTGCTTCCACTCCAAAGTGTTTGGCAAAGACACAAAG ATCGCCATTCCAGTGATGTCCATCACTCACATCAAGAAGACCAAAACTGCTATCCTGGTGCCAAATGCTCTGGTGATCGCCACAGCAAATGACAGG taCATGTTTGTGTCCTTCCTGTCCAGAGACAACACCTACAAGTTCctgatgtctgtctgtcttcatCTGGAG GAGAAGAGCCCTTGTAGCAGTCCAATACCGTCCTCTGCTGAGAGCAGcttcagaggtcaaaggtcacctCTGTCACCCCGCTTTCCTATG AATTTTACAGGTGATTTCAGCGATCTGGATGGAGCAGTGAGACAGAGGAGGCAGGAGATAGAGGAGAGCAGCAGCTCTGATTCCCAGACACCAGACTATGACAAAATAGCAG AGTTCCCTGTTCCTCAGTTTCTGGATGTTTTGAAGCACACAGAAGGTTCAGCTCCTCCTGAAAGAACTGAAAAGTGTAAAGTAAAAAACCAGCACCAGAACCAGAGTCAGAACCAGCAGAGCCCAGACAGCAAACAGCAGGAAACACACCATCCTG GTTCAGACCTACAGATTGATACAAGAACACTGAAACCAGTTTCACTCAACACTGTGCTGTTTGTCTACCTGTTTCT AGTGTGTGTCCTCGTCCTATCGTCCTGTTACCTCGCCTTTAAGGTCATCTCATTGGAGCACAGACTGTCAGAGATCGGCTTCACCTCAGAGATTCCCCACCAAGA AAATGACTTTCTGCAGGGGAGTGACGTGAACACAGAGCTTTTCTCTGAACTTCTGACCATCAATCTGCTGAAGCTGGAGAAG GTGCAGAAAAATCTGCAGAGACTGCTGGATGAAGCCACCTGA